DNA from Bordetella genomosp. 13:
CTCGGCGAACTTGACGGCCGCCTCGTGCCGGGAGTTGCCCACCGCGGCGCCGTGGCCCAGCGTCAGCTTCATGTTCTGCGCATGGCCGGACAGGGGCAGCAGCGCGAGCGCGGCAAAGGCGCACGCCGCCCGCAGGATATACAGGCTTTTCATGGTGTGATGTCTCCTCTATTTGTAATGGGACTGCCGTTCAGTGGATCAACATGCCTCCGTTCACATCGAGGGTGATGCCGGTGCAATACGCGGACAGATCGCTGGCCAGGAAGACGCATGCGCCGGCCACGTCGTCGGCCCTGCCGAGCCTGGCCAGCGGAACCCCCTCGGCGATTTCCGCCTTGTGCCGGGGCGTCAGCTTGCCCTGCGTGATGTCGGTTTCGATCAGCCCGGGCGTGATGCAGTTGACGCGTATGCCTTCGGGACCGAACTCGCGCGCCATGGCCCGCGCCAGGCCCAGCACGCCAGCCTTGGCCGCCGAGTAGTGCGGGCCGCCGAAGATGCCGCCGCCGCGCTGCGCGGACACCGATGAAATGCAGATGATCGAACCCGAACGCCGGGCGCGCATGGTGGGCAGCACGGCCTGCGACATATACAGGCTGCCGCGCAGGCTGACGTCCAGCACGCGCTCATAGTCCGAGCCGCCGATTTCCAGCGTCTTGATCGGCTGCGTGATGCCGGCGTTGTTGACCAGTATGTCCACCGTTCCATAGACCTCGAGCACCGCCCCGATCGCCGCCTCGCAGGCGCTCTTGTCCGTCACGTCGGCCACCAGGCCCAGATGCCCTTCGCCCAGCCGCGTGGCCGCCACGGTAGGCTCGGCGTGCGGCAAGTCCAGGATGGCCACCCGCGCGCCATGGCTCGCCATCATGCGCGCCGTCGCAAAGCCCAATCCATTGATGCCCGCGCCTCCGGTGATCACGGCAATCCTGTTCTCCAGCAGCATCTCGTCGTCCTCCGGTTAGATAGGAATGGAACGGCGGATCTCCGCGACGACGCCACCGCGTCCCATCGAAGGGCCGGGCGGTGCGCGAGTCTCCGTTGTCCTTGTTTTCCTGGAGTATTCGACGGCGATAACATCAGGACAAGCGATGTGTTGTCAGCTTAAGCTGACGATCCGTCATCTTAGGTGAGGGACAACCCGATGCCCGCCATCCCGCCCATCTCCAACCTGGTCGCATTCGAGGCGGTCGCGCGCCGGCGCAGTTTCGCGGTGGCGGCAACCGAACTGCATCTCACCGCTTCGGCCATCAGCCATCAGGTGGCTCGCCTGGAAAGCGATCTCGGTGTACGCCTCTTCGAGCGCAACGCGCATGGCGTGCGCCTGAGCAGCGCGGGCGAACAGTATCTGTCGCGCATCAGCGGCGCGCTGTCGGCCATCACGGCCGCCACGGAAGATATGCGGCAGGGCGTCAGCAACAGCCTCTACGTGCATTCCGCGCCCAGCATCGCCAGCCTGTGGCTCATGCCGCGCCTGCGCCGTTTCGCGCAGGCTCATCCGAACATCGCCCTCAACCTGTCCGCGGCCCACACGCACAGCGATTTCGAGCTGGGCCAGTCCGACATCGACATCCGCTATGGCGTGCCGCATTGGGGCGGCGTGGTGGTCGAGCCGCTGTTCGAGGAACGGATCGTGCCGCTGGCCAGTCCGGCGTTCATACGCGAGCACCGGTTGAAGCGCGTGGACCAACTGCTGGACGTGCCGCTGATCCAAAGCAACGTCAGCGTCGTGCAATGGGCGGACTGGTTCAAGCGCTATTCCGAGCGACGCGCGCCCGATCATTTCACCGTCCGCTTCGACCGGGCGCAGATGTCGCTGGACGGCGCGGCGCAAGGGCTGGGCGTGGCGCTGGAAAGCGCGACCATCGCCGGCCGTCACCTGGACGAACGCAAGCTCGAGCCCGTGTTCGGGCTGAAGATGGCGATCCTGGTGAAGGGGCACTTCGCCGTCTATCCGGCCAGGCACAGGAAGCGGCCGGCGGTCGATGCGTTCCTGGCCTGGCTGCATGCCGAGGCCGCGACGGACGCCTGGACGCACAAGCCCGCATGAGGCTTCAGACGGCTATCAGCGGCGCCGCCACGGCCAGTGCCAGTTCTTGAACAGGCCGCGCCGGGTCAAGGGTTCGAAGAGCTGGTCCGGACCTTCGGGATCGAGGATCTCGTTGTCGGCCAGCCATTCTTCGCCGTCGCTCAGTTCGGGAAGCCGATAGGGCGTCAGCGTGCGGCCCGGCTTGCGCAGCGATTCAATGGCGGCGATGAGCGACCCGGTGCGTTGCAGCGCGGCCGCCACCTGTACGGGATCGGCACCGAGATGCTCGGCGATCAGCCCGTTGCGGATGTCGTCTATCGCGGCGCGCTGGTCCGCATCGGTGGCGCCGCCTACCGGCAGCACCACATCGCACTCGGTGTCCAGCCGCATCGACCGATTGTTGAAGTTCGAGGAGCCGACCCGCAGCCAGCGGTCGTCCACGACCAGCACCTTGGCGTGCACATAGATGGGCGCGCCGCCGGCCGTCTGCGGATGATAGAGCCGGAACCGGCCGTGCCGGTCGACGCGGCGCAGGGCCTCGACCAGCTTCGCGCGGGCGCTATCCATGGCCAGGGGTTCGAGCCAGCCCGAGGCGGACTCGGGGTTGATCACGACGATCTCGGGGCCGTTTTCTTCGGTCAGGCGCCGGGCGATGGCGCGGGCGATCTTGCGCGAGGCGAAATACTGGCTTTCGGCGTAGATGAAACGCTTCGCGCCCGCGATCAGGTCCAGGTACATCTGCTCGATTTCATGCACGCCCGGCTCGTCGTTCATGGCGGGGATCGTGCGGGCGATGCTGACGCGCACCTGCTCGAACGTCGGCTCGAGGCCCGCGGGCCAGGGGTCGCCATCGCATTCGACCGGCTCCAGCCGCTGGCCGGTCGCAGTCTGCCAGCGCTGGCGGGCCAGGTCGCCCAAGGCGCGCGCGGCCTCTCCATCCAGGGCGCTGGTGGCATCGTGCCAGGGGCCGTACGGCTTGCCGCCGGGCCGCGTGCGCGCGGGTTCATGGTCGGCGTGGGCGCGCGTGTCCCAGCGTTCGGCGGTGATGTCGATGCCGCCGCAGAATGCCAGCCTGTCGTCGATGACCACGATCTTCTGGTGGTGTGACGCCGCGACCGGGTGGGCACCGTCCAGCTTCAGCGTGATGCGCCGATGCGTCATCCAGCGCAGGATGGTAAGCCACGTGCTGCCGCGGAAGAAAGACTTGATGGCGCCGGTATCCCAGCGCAGCACGCGGATCTCCAGCTGGGGTGTGCGATCGGCCAGCCACGGTATGAAGCTGGCCAGCACCTCGGGGCCCGGGTCATCGCCGCGTCGAAGCTCGATGCGCGAATCGAAATCCCAGCCGATCAGCAGAATGCTCTTGCGCGCATTCAGCATGGCCTTGCGCACCGACTTGAAGTAGTCGTCCGCATCGACGATGAGGGAGAAGCGCTGCGCCGTGGCGGTGCGCCAGCAGTTGCGGCCTTCGTGGCCGGGCGTATCGTCTTGTTGTTTTGTCGGCGTGTGGCCCATGGTGGGAATCCGTATATTCCGTTCGTTTGGATTTTTCTTCGGGAAGCCGCTGTGGGCAACCACCGCTTCGGCATCGTGCCGAAGATGTTCTCCCGGATTTCCGCCAACTGCCCGGTCAGCTGACCAGGAACAGCTCAGGATAAGCGAATGAAGTGTCATATGCGTGAAGCGCGCCGCGGCGCCCGATCGCCCACGGCGGGGCTGGGGCTGGGACCGGTTAAAATCCGCTATTTCCCGGACCCGCCGCGCGGCGGATCGCTTTTGCGGTCGCTCTTGTCGCACGGCTCTCGTCTACGGCCCACGCGATCCCGCCAGCGTGCATACGCGCGGATCGGGCACCTTCCGCCGCGTCACGTCGGGCCGGTGGTGCATTGATATTTATAGGATTTCCATGGCTCTGCAATGCGGCATCGTCGGCCTGCCCAACGTCGGTAAATCGACCCTCTTCAACGCGCTGACCAAGGCCGGCATCGCGGCCGAGAACTATCCCTTCTGCACGATCGAGCCCAACGTGGGCGTGGTCGAAGTGCCGGATCCGCGCCTGCAGAAGCTGGCCGACATCGTCAACCCCGAACGCATCCTGCCCGCCACGGTCGAGTTCGTCGACATCGCCGGCCTGGTGGCCGGCGCCAGCCAGGGCGAAGGCCTGGGCAACCAGTTCCTGTCCCACATCCGCGAGACCGACGCCATCGTCAACGTGGTGCGCTGCTTCGAGGATCCCAACGTGATCCACGTGGCCGGCAAGGTCGACCCTATCGCCGACATCGAAGTCATCGAGACCGAACTGGCCCTGGCCGACCTGCAGACCGCCGAGAAGGCCCTGCAGCGCCACACCAAGACCGCCCGTTCGGGCGACAAGGAAGCGCAACGCATCGTGGCCGCGCTGGAGAAGTGCATCGCCGTGCTGAACCAGGCCAAGCCGGTGCGTTCGGTGGACCTGACCGACGAAGAGCGCGCGCTGATTGCCCCGCTGTGCTTCATCACCGCCAAGCCGGCCATGTATGTGGGTAATGTCAGTGACGATGGGTTTACCAATAACCCGCTGCTGGATCGCCTGACCGAGTTTGCGAAGGCCCGTAATGCCCCCGTGGTGGCCATCTGCGCGTCGATCGAATCCGAGATCGCGGACCTGCCCGAGGAAGATCGGCAGGCGTTCCTGGCCGATATGGGCATGGAAGAGCCGGGGCTGAATCGCTTGATTCGCGCGGCGTTCAAGCTGCTGGGCTTGCAGACCTACTTCACCGCGGGGGTGAAGGAAGTGCGGGCGTGGACGGTGAAGATCGGCGCGACGGCGCCGCAGGCTGCGGGCGTGATTCATACGGATTTCGAGCGCGGGTTCATTCGCGCGCAGACGATTTCGTATGAGGATTACGTGGCCTATAAAGGCGAGCAAGGGGCGAAGGAAGCCGGGAAGATGCGGGCGGAAGGGAAGGAATATGTGGTGCAGGATGGGGATGTGATGAATTTCCTGTTCAACGTCTGACGTTCTTGTCTACGACTGTCAATGGCAAATATCGGCAGACCGCTGGTAGAAATCATGCAAAGCATCGACATCGGCCCCGAGGAGGTGTTGGACTTCACGGACCTGGATTCGCTGTTCGAAGGATTTATCACCCGTAATCGCTGTTAGGCAGTTTGGTAGCTGAGCGGACATATGGACTCTACCGACGTGGACGCCTCCGAGTCGGCCCCGTCTGTCGGCAATCTGGTGCGCCAATGGCGCCAGCGCCGCCGGCTCAGTCAGTTGGAGCTGGCACTGCGTGCCGGACTCTCGACACGGCACCTGAGCTTCATCGAAACGGGCCGCTCGCGTCCCAGTCCCGAAATGCTGATCGCGTTGTCCGAGCAGCTGGACGTGCCGCTGCGGGAACGCAACACGATGCTGCTAGCCGCGGGGTATGCGCCTCGCTACGCCCAGCGCAGCCTGAATGAACCTGACATGCGGCCGGTACATGAGGCGTTGAAGCGGTTGCTGGATGCGCATCAGCCTTACCCTGGCCTGGTGCTGGACAGGCACTGGAACGTGGTCCTCGCCAATGCCGCGGCGATGGGCTTGGCGAGCCTGGTGCCGGAATTCCTGCGTACCCCTGCGCTGAACATCTATCGCGCGTCGCTGCATCCAGAGGGCCTCGCGCGCTACACCCGTAATCTTCAGGAGTGGGCCGCACACCTGCTGGCCAATCTACGCCGCTCGATCGACAGCAGCGGCGATCCGATGCTTGTCGCGCTGGAAGCCGAGGTCCTGGCCTATCCGGGGATGCGCGAGGCGTCGCGTCGTGTGCCGGACGCGCATGGGCTGCTCGTGCCATGCATGCTCGACCTGCCGATGGCCACCATGTCGTTGTTCACCACGTTGACCAGCTTCGGGACGCCGCAGGATGTGACCCTGCAGGAACTGTGTGTGGAGTTGTTCTATCCCTGCGACGCGGACAGTGAACGCGCCCTGCGTTCGCTGGCTTCATTACCTGAGAGGTAATCGACGGGCGTTACGGTATTTCCTAAAGTGAGTTCCGACCGAGGAGATGCTCGGGAACTCAAGGGATACTTGTCATGACCGCCTACGCCATCGGATTGCTCGACGATCTGGATTTTGGATCGGACATCGTCACCTATCTGGAACGCATCGACGCCACCCTGGAGCCCTACGGAGGAGCTTTCCTCGTGCATGGAACGCGCCCCGAGGTGAAAGAGGGCGTGTTCCCTGGCGATTGCGTCGTGATCGGTTTCCCGTCCATCGAGCATGCGCGCGGCTGGTACGACTCCGAGGCGTATGCCAAGCTGATTCCCCTGCGTGCGCGGCACTCCAGATCCACGGTGCTCCTGCTGGATGGAGTGAAATACCTGGATTATCGGGCCGCCTTCCTGCTCGAAAAGCTGGGAGCGAGCGGCGCTTGATGAGATTGGCGCGGCGCCCGCGTGCTTGAGCGCGGTGGGCAAAGGGATGCCTGCAATCCGTCCCATAAAGACGGGGCGGAACGGGCCCCGAAACCCAGCGTTCAAGGGCCTTTTGTCTGCCGTAGCCGGCCTAGCCTGCCGACCGGCCTGGAAGAACATAAAACGGTCCTTTCCGGGATGCTATATCCGCGCCGCACCAGAACTGGAGCGGCTCATCAGGCCCGCTACCGCAATGGCCAGAGGCGCGAAAGACACCCACAGCACGATATCCCAGCCGTAAGCAGCGAGCAGTCCGCCCGAAGCAAATGATCCGACCGCCATCGTTCCAAAAACGATGAAGTCGTTGAGCGACTGGACGCGTGTCTTCTCTTCGGGACGGTGGCATTCGAGGACAAGCGCGGAGGCACCCACGAAGCCGAAGTTCCATCCCAGGCCAAGTAGAACCAGCGTAATCCAGAAATGTGCCACGTCTATGCCTGTCAATCCGACAGCGGCCGAAAGCGCGGTCAGCGCCAATCCGGCTGCCACGACGCGTCCTGCGCCAAAGCGCGTAATCAGCCTTCCGGTGAAGAAGCTGGGCGCATACATGGCGATGACATGCCACTGAAGACCCAAGTTCGCATCCTCTTGCGAGTGGCCGCATATATGCATGGCAAGGGGTGCGGCCGTCATCAGGAAGTTCATCAGCATGTATGAGACGGCACCGCACAGCACCGCAGAGATGAACTTCGGTTGCTTGGCGATATCCCGAAGCGAACGTCCGCCCTGTGCCGGGGTGGGGGCTGGCAGCGGCAGTCGTACGCCGAGAAGCACCACGGCGGAAATGGCCGCGACGATGGCCTGCACGATGAATGTCGCGGCGAACATGTGCGACGGCCATAGGTACATGGTGTAGGTGACCAGCTGAGGCCCGACCACGCCAGCCAGCACGCCGCCGCCCATGACGAACGACAGCGCACGAGCCCGCCGCTCCGGCGCCACGCCGTCCGCCGCGGCGAAACGGAAGGAAAGCACCACTGCCGCATAGGCGCCGCCAAAGAATGTGGCCAGGCAAAACAGCCAGAAGGAACTGAAGACCACTGCGGCGGCTGCCAGGAGGCCGACCAGCACGCCACAGGCAGTGCCGGCAAGGAAAGCGGCCCGGCGGCCATGTAGACGCGCAATTACACCGGCAGGAAGAATGCACGCGGCCATGCCCACCACGAAGACAGAAATGGGCAGCGTTGCCAGCGTTTTGTCAGGCGCAAGCATATTGCCGACGATGGCTCCCGTCGCAAAAACGACCACGGAGTTTGCGCCTGCGAGCGCTTGCGCAATGGTCAGTCGCGCGATGTTCTGGCGTTGCTGCTGCAGTGGAAGCAATGCGTCATGCAGCTGTTCTGACGCGGCCGGGGCGTTAGGCAAAGAAGGTCTCCTCGTTTTTGATGGTTTGCTCCCGCAATGTTGACACACCGAGGGCCAGAAAAGTGAGCCGGGGCTTGGACCGGTCGGTAGGGCATAGAGGTAGAAACTGGCGATCGTGAGCTTCAGTTCGTGCCGGCCAGCGTCTCATGGCACTTAGTTTCACCTGCCTGGGTCGCTACAATCCGTCCTATAAGGGAGGGCGGAACGTGGAAAAGAGTCTGGTTAATGTCGACGGTGCAGCGCAGGCGCTAAGGCAGTTTGCCGAAGAGCGGGACTGGCAACAGTTTCACTCCCCCAAGAACCTGGTCATGGCCCTCTCGGGTGAAGTCGGCGAGCTGACCGAGATTTTCCAGTGGATGACCGAGGCGGATTCGCACAATGCCGCTTCGGCGCCCAAGACCGCCGCGGCGGTCCGCGACGAGATCGCCGACGTTGCCCTGTACCTGATCCGGCTGGCTGACGTGCTGCAAGTCGATCTGAATGAGGCGATCGCCAGCAAGCTGGCCTCCAACGCCGCCAAGTATCCCGTCGAGGCATCGCGCGGAGTCAGCACCAAGTACGACCAGCTGCCGAAGTCATGATCGTCTACCACGCCGACAAGAAAGAGTTCCTGCTCGACTACGACGATCGCGACATTGAAAACGTCAGTCCTGCAGGGTACCAGGCGGCGACCAGCCGCAAGCTCGCCCAGGCGGAGATAAGATCGTGGTGGAGTCGCTGGGCTACATTGCCCGGGTATTGCGCGATCCCGTCAATGCAGATGATGTCGGCGTGGCGGTCGAGTTCATCCTGCCGCAGACGGCCAAGCGCATCGATGTGATTCAGGCGGGCCATGCGGATGATGGGTCACGCCGATTGGTCATGGTGGACCTGGCCGCCCTGACATTTATCGACTGTGCCGAGAACATCGTCGTGCTCGGCCCGCGCCTGCTCGTCATCCGGATCAGTGGCGAAAGCTACCGGCTCAAGGACAAGCGCAAGGCCGGCAACAGCCCGTCTCGGGCTAGGGCTGCTGCCCAATAACGCTTCAATCCCAGGGGTCAATTTTTACTTCGGCGCGAGCGCCGACAAAGGGGTCAGTTTTCAGTCGGCGCTGACTATCACAGCACCGACGCAACGGATTCTATCAATG
Protein-coding regions in this window:
- a CDS encoding LysR substrate-binding domain-containing protein; this translates as MPAIPPISNLVAFEAVARRRSFAVAATELHLTASAISHQVARLESDLGVRLFERNAHGVRLSSAGEQYLSRISGALSAITAATEDMRQGVSNSLYVHSAPSIASLWLMPRLRRFAQAHPNIALNLSAAHTHSDFELGQSDIDIRYGVPHWGGVVVEPLFEERIVPLASPAFIREHRLKRVDQLLDVPLIQSNVSVVQWADWFKRYSERRAPDHFTVRFDRAQMSLDGAAQGLGVALESATIAGRHLDERKLEPVFGLKMAILVKGHFAVYPARHRKRPAVDAFLAWLHAEAATDAWTHKPA
- a CDS encoding nucleotide pyrophosphohydrolase, yielding MEKSLVNVDGAAQALRQFAEERDWQQFHSPKNLVMALSGEVGELTEIFQWMTEADSHNAASAPKTAAAVRDEIADVALYLIRLADVLQVDLNEAIASKLASNAAKYPVEASRGVSTKYDQLPKS
- a CDS encoding MFS transporter codes for the protein MPNAPAASEQLHDALLPLQQQRQNIARLTIAQALAGANSVVVFATGAIVGNMLAPDKTLATLPISVFVVGMAACILPAGVIARLHGRRAAFLAGTACGVLVGLLAAAAVVFSSFWLFCLATFFGGAYAAVVLSFRFAAADGVAPERRARALSFVMGGGVLAGVVGPQLVTYTMYLWPSHMFAATFIVQAIVAAISAVVLLGVRLPLPAPTPAQGGRSLRDIAKQPKFISAVLCGAVSYMLMNFLMTAAPLAMHICGHSQEDANLGLQWHVIAMYAPSFFTGRLITRFGAGRVVAAGLALTALSAAVGLTGIDVAHFWITLVLLGLGWNFGFVGASALVLECHRPEEKTRVQSLNDFIVFGTMAVGSFASGGLLAAYGWDIVLWVSFAPLAIAVAGLMSRSSSGAARI
- the ychF gene encoding redox-regulated ATPase YchF encodes the protein MALQCGIVGLPNVGKSTLFNALTKAGIAAENYPFCTIEPNVGVVEVPDPRLQKLADIVNPERILPATVEFVDIAGLVAGASQGEGLGNQFLSHIRETDAIVNVVRCFEDPNVIHVAGKVDPIADIEVIETELALADLQTAEKALQRHTKTARSGDKEAQRIVAALEKCIAVLNQAKPVRSVDLTDEERALIAPLCFITAKPAMYVGNVSDDGFTNNPLLDRLTEFAKARNAPVVAICASIESEIADLPEEDRQAFLADMGMEEPGLNRLIRAAFKLLGLQTYFTAGVKEVRAWTVKIGATAPQAAGVIHTDFERGFIRAQTISYEDYVAYKGEQGAKEAGKMRAEGKEYVVQDGDVMNFLFNV
- a CDS encoding helix-turn-helix domain-containing protein, with product MDSTDVDASESAPSVGNLVRQWRQRRRLSQLELALRAGLSTRHLSFIETGRSRPSPEMLIALSEQLDVPLRERNTMLLAAGYAPRYAQRSLNEPDMRPVHEALKRLLDAHQPYPGLVLDRHWNVVLANAAAMGLASLVPEFLRTPALNIYRASLHPEGLARYTRNLQEWAAHLLANLRRSIDSSGDPMLVALEAEVLAYPGMREASRRVPDAHGLLVPCMLDLPMATMSLFTTLTSFGTPQDVTLQELCVELFYPCDADSERALRSLASLPER
- a CDS encoding SDR family NAD(P)-dependent oxidoreductase, with amino-acid sequence MLLENRIAVITGGAGINGLGFATARMMASHGARVAILDLPHAEPTVAATRLGEGHLGLVADVTDKSACEAAIGAVLEVYGTVDILVNNAGITQPIKTLEIGGSDYERVLDVSLRGSLYMSQAVLPTMRARRSGSIICISSVSAQRGGGIFGGPHYSAAKAGVLGLARAMAREFGPEGIRVNCITPGLIETDITQGKLTPRHKAEIAEGVPLARLGRADDVAGACVFLASDLSAYCTGITLDVNGGMLIH
- a CDS encoding DUF1330 domain-containing protein — translated: MTAYAIGLLDDLDFGSDIVTYLERIDATLEPYGGAFLVHGTRPEVKEGVFPGDCVVIGFPSIEHARGWYDSEAYAKLIPLRARHSRSTVLLLDGVKYLDYRAAFLLEKLGASGA
- a CDS encoding phospholipase D-like domain-containing protein; amino-acid sequence: MGHTPTKQQDDTPGHEGRNCWRTATAQRFSLIVDADDYFKSVRKAMLNARKSILLIGWDFDSRIELRRGDDPGPEVLASFIPWLADRTPQLEIRVLRWDTGAIKSFFRGSTWLTILRWMTHRRITLKLDGAHPVAASHHQKIVVIDDRLAFCGGIDITAERWDTRAHADHEPARTRPGGKPYGPWHDATSALDGEAARALGDLARQRWQTATGQRLEPVECDGDPWPAGLEPTFEQVRVSIARTIPAMNDEPGVHEIEQMYLDLIAGAKRFIYAESQYFASRKIARAIARRLTEENGPEIVVINPESASGWLEPLAMDSARAKLVEALRRVDRHGRFRLYHPQTAGGAPIYVHAKVLVVDDRWLRVGSSNFNNRSMRLDTECDVVLPVGGATDADQRAAIDDIRNGLIAEHLGADPVQVAAALQRTGSLIAAIESLRKPGRTLTPYRLPELSDGEEWLADNEILDPEGPDQLFEPLTRRGLFKNWHWPWRRR